Genomic window (Bacillus vallismortis):
CATGACGCACAAGTATGTTTCCGTTTACGATATCCTGTCCGCCCGGCCCTTTCCACTGTTCATTGCCGGAATCAAGAATCGTACCTCCTCCGTCCATCATGCTTTTACCGTTTCTGTCTACATAAGGACCTGTAATATTTTTCGATCTGCCGTAAGCAATTTTGTACGTACTATTTATCCCTTGACAGCATTTATCGAATGACACCATTAAATAGTAGTAGCCATTATGGTATGTTAATGTAGGGGCTTCCAGAGCGCCGCCGTTATTTGGTCTGGCCGCTATTGAATATAATGAACCGGTTGGTTTCATCGTATCTTTGTTTAATTTCGTTAATTTAATTCCGCCCCAAAATGATCCGAATGCAAGCCAAGGGTTTCCATCTTTGTCAATCGTTAATTCAGGATCAATGGCATTATAATTATTTGCAGTTGTTGTCCGAGTAACTAGCCCTTCATCCTTCCAGCTGCCCGAACTGAGATTAGTTGCTGAAGCAAGCCCAATTAAAGAGGTATTGCTTCCAAACGAAGAAACCGAATAGTAAAGCCAGTACTTTCCGTTGTAGTATGTCACATCCGGAGCCCATTGGTTTCGTTCGAAATTAGGCACATATTGGCGCCACCACGATAAAGGACTGGTGAAAATTGATTTTTGAACTCTCCATACCCCGTTGCTGTCCGCTTTCAGTACACGAAGTCCGTTTTCCTCTGCAAGCCCTGTCCCGAAGGCATACCAAGTATTTCCTTCCTTTGCCATCGTCGGATCATGCAGAAGCTCGTTCGATGCTCCCCAAAAAGCGGCTGATGCTGGCAAAGCGGACAACATCACAGCACCAGCTGTTAAAGCTGCGCAAGAAAAACGCAATAAATTTGAAAACGCTTTCTTTTTCATATTCATTAAATCCTCCTTTTTTTGAGATATAGAAAACTTGCTTATCAACCAGACTAGCACATATTTTCTATATATATCCTTATTGTAGAGTTACTTATTGAATTTGTACAGACAAATAAATAGAATCCGCCTTTTATAGCGGATTCAAATCATTTTTATTCATATGTGATTTGGTCAACTGTCTTTCGGTCTAATTTCTTAATCACTTCTGTAATTAATTTGACCGCATTTTCATAATCGTCACGATGCAGCATAGCCGCGTGTGTATGAATGTAGCGGGTTGCAATGGTAATGGACAGCGCGGGAACACCATTTGCCGTCAAATGGATGGCTCCCGAATCAGTTCCGCCGCCGGCAATGGCATCAAATTGGTACGGAATGCCCGCTTCCTCCGCCGTAGCGACAACGACATCTCGCAAACCTTTGTGAGAAACCATGGATGCATCGTACACGATAATCTGGGGTCCTTCACCCATTTTACTTTGCGCTTCTTTCTCAGAAATCCCAGGCGTGTCTCCTGCTATCCCTACATCAACACCAAACGCAATATCAGGCTGAATGGTGTATGCTGCTGTTTTCGCTCCTCTTAGGCCGACTTCCTCCTGCACAGTTCCCACGCCATACACAATGTTTGGATGATCTGTGTTTTGTAAATTTCTTAACACATCAATGGCAATCGCACAGCCGATGCGGTTGTCCCACGCCTTCGCCAAGAGGAATTTTTCATTGTTCATGACTGTAAATTCAAAATGAGGAACGATCATATCTCCCGGAAGCACACCCCATTCCAAGGCTTCTTCTCGGCTTGAAGCTCCAATATCAATAAACATCTCTTTTATTTCCACTGATTTTTTTCTCGCTTCAGGAGATAAAATATGAGGCGGCTTTGAGCCAATAACCCCTGTGATTTCCCCTTTTTTCGTCACGATGGTTACACGCTGGGCCAGCATCACCTGAGCCCACCAGCCGCCAACGGTTTGAAAACGGATAAAGCCTTTATCAGTGATTTGCGTCACCATAAAACCGACTTCGTCCAAATGCCCGGCAATCATAATTTTCGGGCCGTTTTCCGCACCTGTTTTTTTGGCGATTAAACTGCCCAGACGATCTGTTGTCACTTCATCAGCAAATGGTTCTATGTATGATTTCATCACTTGCCTTACTTCTCTTTCATTGCCCGGTATGCCTTTTGCATCTGTTAAATCTTTCAGCATGGTCAATGTTTCATCTAATTTTGCCATGTTCCATAACCTCCTTCATCAGTCCTGCATTCTTATTATACAAAACCTGACGCTAACCATACGACTATTTCACTTGAAAATCGGGTATATGTTTTTAGAACTTTTCTTTTAAAAAAGTGAAACCTTTTTCTATGCTCTTCGTATTACATCAGATCATCACAATAAGGGAGGTGCCTTCACACAATGTTTGTCATGGTTCTAAGGATTATATTACTTGCACTTTTTGCTTATTGTATTTATGCCGCGGTCAAATATGTCGCCAGTCCAAAGAGAAGGCTCAAACTGGCCCAATCAAAAGAACATTTTTATATTATTGATGAACAGAACAATGCCCGTAAGAACTTTCAACTGACGTATAAAGGCGTGCTTTTTGAAGGAGAAAAGCATATTCCTTCCAAAGATCATCCGCTGTTTATCCATACCATTTTTGTCTGGACAGAATCTCCTCAGAAGCTGAAGCATTTGTCTGCAAAAGATTTTGAGAACATTGAAGAAAAAGTGCTGGAACGCTATCCGAATTGTAAGATTGACTGGGACCAGCCCATTAAACTCGCCAAAAAAGCAGAAGAGCGCTAAAACGCTTTTCTGCTTTTTATAAATCAAACGGACTGTAATAAATGCCGATCAAGACCGCTTCAATCAACAAAAGGAGCGGCACTCCATACTTAAAAGAGGCGTGCTTCGTTTTATGTCTGAAGGTTTGCATGCCAAGCCAGACACCGAGCGCTCCAAACACGATCGCTATCAGCCACAGCCGGTCTTCAGAAATTCTCCATTTGTGCTGCTGCGCTTTTCGTTTGTCAGCCCCCATCACCCAAAAACCGCACAGATTCATCAGCACCAAATAAACAGCAATAACCATGTTGCCCCCATCCTTTATATAAAAAAGCCGCTCTGCTGGAGAGCGGCTCTATATGATTACTTGTTTAATTGAGATTTAGCAGTATCAGCAAGCTGATTGAATGCAGTAAGATCGTTTACAGCAAGATCAGCAAGCATTTTACGGTTTACTTCGATACCAGAAAGCTTAAGACCGTGCATTAAACGGCTGTAAGAAAGACCGTTCATGCGGGCAGCTGCGTTAATACGAGTGATCCAAAGTTTACGGAAATCACGTTTTTTCTGACGACGGTCACGGAAAGCATAGTTTCCAGATTTCATGACCTGCTGGTTAGCTACTTTGTATAATGTATGTTTTGAACCGAAATAACCTTTTGCTAATTTAAGAACCTTTTTACGACGCTTACGTGTAACAGTTCCGCCTTTTACTCTTGGCATTAAATTTCCCTCCTAATTGTTCCTTGTCCGATTACTTGATGTTAGCAAGCATTTGTTTGATGCGTTTGAAGTCTCCTGCACTTACAACAGCACTCTTGCGAAGCTTACGCTTTTGCTTTTGAGATTTGTTGGCGAATAAGTGACTTGTGTACGCGTGAGAACGTTTCAACTTCCCAGAACCTGTCTTTTTAAAACGTTTAGCAGATCCGCGGTGAGTTTTCATTTTTGGCATGGGATTTCCTCCTTATTGCTTTTCGTTTTTCGGCGCGAGCATTAAGAACATGCTGCGGCCGTCCATTTTTGGTTTTGTTTCGACAGTCGCAACCTCAGCACATGCTTCAGAAAAACGGTCTAATACACGCTGGCCGATTTCTTTATGAGTGATTGCGCGTCCTTTAAATCGGATAGAAGCTTTCACTTTATCGCCTTTTTCAAGGAATTTAATCGCATTGCGCAATTTCGTGTTAAAGTCATGCTCATCGATTGTCGGACTTAACCGAACTTCTTTTAAGTTAATGATTTTTTGATTTTTGCGTGCTTCTTTTTCCTTTTTCTGCTGCTCAAATCGGAACTTACCGTAGTCCATGATTCGGCAGACAGGCGGTTTTGCATTCGCTGCAACTAACACAAGGTCAAGATTTGCGCGGCCGGCGATTTCAAGTGCTTCCTGACGGGACTTGATTCCAAGCTGGTCGCCATTTTGTCCGATTAGACGGACCTCACGTGCACGGATACCCTCATTAACCAATTGATCTTTGCTAATAATGAGCCACCTCCATAGTTTCTTCGAATTGATTCACAACTCATTTTGACTGCATTCTGCAGGCAAACAAAAAGTGCGGGCATTATAAAACACCCACACTACGAACATCTGTATCAATAAAAATGTACGGTCAACCTGCCAACTACATGCATGTGTCAATCAGGTGAGAAGCGGGTGCTTCTGCTTGTGATTTATATTCAATTCAATAACTATTCTACACAATGCCGGATCTTTAGTCAAGGATGACTTCTCCGGAACAACTTTCTCATTGTAACATGGGTTTTCTATGAGTGCAAGAAAGAAAAAGAAAATCTTTGCATTCTCATCCAGAATGTAAAGTGTCCGAACAGTCAGCTACACATCAAGTGTTTTGTTGAATAACATCGATTCAGCCAGCGAATACTCCATGGCCGATCCCCCGAAATGCTGAAAATAGCTGATTTGCTGTACCGCAACCAGCCGCTGACACCCCCCGCCATGAATAAAGACCGTGAGCCGAGGGTGGTGCACACCTGATTCTGTTAGATGAAGAACCAATAGTCTCCCCCATCCTTCTCCTTATTTCGCAATTCACCACGCAACCACTGACAGGAAAAAATGTAAAACAAAGTTAATCCCTAACCGATATAAGAAGCAGAAGGGAGTCTGACGTATGAACAAACTGATACAGCTTGCTTTATTTTTCACATTGATATTGACCGGTTGCTCGAATAGCAAAAGCACACCTTCCGAACCAAAAGCTGAAACTGTTAAAACAGCCGCAGCATTTCATCAAAAGGAACTGGAGAAAGAGCTGAAAAAACTAAAACCCGTTTCAACGAAAATAAAGTTTGAAAATCCGCTCGCTGCTGAATTAGGAAAGCTGAAAGCAAAAGAAGAAGCAGAGAAACAAAGACAAATCGCCGCCGCAAAAAAACGAGAAAAAGAGCGAGAGGCGAAACGAAAGAAACAGCAGGAGGAAGAAGCGGAGAGACAGCGATTGGCAGAAGCTGAAAGACAAGCTGAACTTGAAAGACAGCGGCAGGCAGCAATCCAAAAAGAGCAGGAAGCAAATGCTGAAAAAAAGCGGCACTCGCAGGCACAACGACAGCAGACCGAGGCACCCTCATCTAATAGCCAACATTCACCGTCATCCTCGAACCAGACAGATGGTACCGTTCAACAGCCGGCTTCAGAGCTTCCTGATGACGACGGCTATGGTTATGAAGAACGAAAAAAGTGGCATGATGACCAAGTCGAATGGGGCATTAAACAAGGATATATCGATCCCGAAGACGCACCATAAAATAGACAAAGCCAAGGCTATCAGCCTTGGCTTATCCTCCGATCAGCTGCACGAACACAGGGATGACCAGAACCGTTACAACTCCTACTACGACAACAGCAATACTTGCCATCGCCGCTTCGACCTCTCCCATCTCGATCCCGACAGCTACACCGAGTGCATGCCCGGACGTTCCGAGAGCCAACCCTTTAGAGATGGGATTCTTTACTTTAAACACCTTCAAGAACAACGCTCCGAGCGCATATACAATGACAGCGTTAAAGATAACCGCAAAAGCTGTGATGTTGCTGATGCCTCCGATGTCTTTTGATAAAGGAAGCGCAATTGCCGTTGTAGCCGCCTGCGGAAGCATGCTTTTCATCACTGACGCATCGAGGTGAATGCCTTTTGCGAGCAAATAAACAATCGTGACAGAGCAAATAGAGCCAACGATAATAGAGGACATGATTTGCCACCAGTATTTTTTCAGCTTATCTCTTTGTTTGTACAAAGGAATGGCAAAAGCGATCGTCGCCGGTTCAAGAAAAAACTTAATGATTTCTCCCCCGTTATTATAGTCCGCGTAGGAAAAACCGCCGATTTTTAAAAATGCGATCCCAAGCACCATGGCAACAAACAAAGGAGTGAAAAGGAAGAAGCCTTTCGTTTTCTTAAATAAAAAAGTGCCGATGCCGAATGCAGCCAGTGATACGACAATTCCGAAATAAGGACTCATTGTGCTTTCCATCTGTTGAACCTCCTGTTTCCTTAATGGTGAACGAGTTCGTTATTGTTCTGCGGGCTTTGCACTGTTTTTGTTTTCATGTCCGCTGCGGATTTGCGTTTTCCGCTTAGCGAAAGAATCAGCTGTGAAAACAATCCTGTAGCCCCCAGCAATATAATCGTTGCGAGCAGAATGACAAGAACAATTTGCAGGCCGTATTGCTGCATCACACCAAGCGAATTCATAACAGATATACCTGACGGGACAAATAAAAATCCGATCAGAGAGGTTAAAGACGTTCCGAGCGTTTCTACTTGTTCCAGTTTAATCACTTTTAAACATAATAGGAGAAATAATAAGACCAATCCTACAACCGATGCCGGGATAGGAATTGGGACAATAGCGGCAATCATATTTGAAACCAGCATAATGACGGCAAAAATAAATGCTTGTGTTAAAAACCCGTACACTTTTTTAGCACTCATTTTCTTCACCTCTTTCTCTTTGGTACTCCCATTATAAATAAGAATCCTCTGTTATGAAGCGCTTACAAGATAACATGCCGAATAGCGGGACTGAGTTGCAGAATGAAATGGCTGAAATGCAAAAAGCCGCCCATCAAATATGGAGCAGCTTTTTCAATTCCTTCGCATATGTCCGGCTGACCGGTATTTTCGATCCGTCTTTCATGATCAGATTATATGTAGAATTAAACCATGGCTGAATTTCTTTAATATATTCGGTATTGACGACAAAGCTCCGATGGACGCGGATAAAATCAGCATCAGGCAGCTTTTTCTCAATGACAACGAGCGTATCGCTGACTGTATAAGAATTCTCGAAGGTTTTTACATTGACGTGACCATCTTCCGTTCCGGCATAGACAATGTCCTTCGTATCTACGATCACAATTGATTCTCCGACAGATAGCGCCAGTTTGTGCTGGCCGGCATGGCTGCTCTGATCTGTTTCAACAATATCCCGATTGACTTTTTTATATTTTTTTAACGTTTGCTGAATTCTTTCCTCATCGAAAGGCTTGGTTAAATAATCTAAAGCGTCCACCTCAAACGCTTTGAGCGCATATTGGTCATACGCCGTCGCAAACACAACAGCAGGAGGATGCTTCATTTTCTTCAATCGCTTAGCAATATCAAAACCGTTTTCTCCGGATAAATCAACGTCTAAAAACAGCAAGTCAGGTTTTTGATCCATCATTTGGTCAAAAGCAGATTCGATATTTTCCGCTTCATTGATTTCCATTTCCTCATTGGTCCGCTTGAGCAAGTAAGCCAATTCATCCCTCGCCAGCATCTCATCATCAACTATTAACACCCTGAGCATGTTTTTCTCCCTCTTTCATTGTTGCGTTGGGACTTGAAAGGACACCTCTGTCCCTTTTTGAAC
Coding sequences:
- the lrgA gene encoding antiholin-like murein hydrolase modulator LrgA, translating into MSAKKVYGFLTQAFIFAVIMLVSNMIAAIVPIPIPASVVGLVLLFLLLCLKVIKLEQVETLGTSLTSLIGFLFVPSGISVMNSLGVMQQYGLQIVLVILLATIILLGATGLFSQLILSLSGKRKSAADMKTKTVQSPQNNNELVHH
- the lytT gene encoding two-component system response regulator LytT; translation: MLRVLIVDDEMLARDELAYLLKRTNEEMEINEAENIESAFDQMMDQKPDLLFLDVDLSGENGFDIAKRLKKMKHPPAVVFATAYDQYALKAFEVDALDYLTKPFDEERIQQTLKKYKKVNRDIVETDQSSHAGQHKLALSVGESIVIVDTKDIVYAGTEDGHVNVKTFENSYTVSDTLVVIEKKLPDADFIRVHRSFVVNTEYIKEIQPWFNSTYNLIMKDGSKIPVSRTYAKELKKLLHI
- a CDS encoding M42 family metallopeptidase, with the translated sequence MAKLDETLTMLKDLTDAKGIPGNEREVRQVMKSYIEPFADEVTTDRLGSLIAKKTGAENGPKIMIAGHLDEVGFMVTQITDKGFIRFQTVGGWWAQVMLAQRVTIVTKKGEITGVIGSKPPHILSPEARKKSVEIKEMFIDIGASSREEALEWGVLPGDMIVPHFEFTVMNNEKFLLAKAWDNRIGCAIAIDVLRNLQNTDHPNIVYGVGTVQEEVGLRGAKTAAYTIQPDIAFGVDVGIAGDTPGISEKEAQSKMGEGPQIIVYDASMVSHKGLRDVVVATAEEAGIPYQFDAIAGGGTDSGAIHLTANGVPALSITIATRYIHTHAAMLHRDDYENAVKLITEVIKKLDRKTVDQITYE
- a CDS encoding DUF1294 domain-containing protein, whose protein sequence is MVIAVYLVLMNLCGFWVMGADKRKAQQHKWRISEDRLWLIAIVFGALGVWLGMQTFRHKTKHASFKYGVPLLLLIEAVLIGIYYSPFDL
- the lrgB gene encoding antiholin-like protein LrgB; translation: MESTMSPYFGIVVSLAAFGIGTFLFKKTKGFFLFTPLFVAMVLGIAFLKIGGFSYADYNNGGEIIKFFLEPATIAFAIPLYKQRDKLKKYWWQIMSSIIVGSICSVTIVYLLAKGIHLDASVMKSMLPQAATTAIALPLSKDIGGISNITAFAVIFNAVIVYALGALFLKVFKVKNPISKGLALGTSGHALGVAVGIEMGEVEAAMASIAVVVVGVVTVLVIPVFVQLIGG
- the rpmI gene encoding 50S ribosomal protein L35, which translates into the protein MPKMKTHRGSAKRFKKTGSGKLKRSHAYTSHLFANKSQKQKRKLRKSAVVSAGDFKRIKQMLANIK
- a CDS encoding glycoside hydrolase family 43 protein; this encodes MKKKAFSNLLRFSCAALTAGAVMLSALPASAAFWGASNELLHDPTMAKEGNTWYAFGTGLAEENGLRVLKADSNGVWRVQKSIFTSPLSWWRQYVPNFERNQWAPDVTYYNGKYWLYYSVSSFGSNTSLIGLASATNLSSGSWKDEGLVTRTTTANNYNAIDPELTIDKDGNPWLAFGSFWGGIKLTKLNKDTMKPTGSLYSIAARPNNGGALEAPTLTYHNGYYYLMVSFDKCCQGINSTYKIAYGRSKNITGPYVDRNGKSMMDGGGTILDSGNEQWKGPGGQDIVNGNILVRHAYDAKDNGIPKMLINDLNWSSGWPSY
- the infC gene encoding translation initiation factor IF-3 gives rise to the protein MISKDQLVNEGIRAREVRLIGQNGDQLGIKSRQEALEIAGRANLDLVLVAANAKPPVCRIMDYGKFRFEQQKKEKEARKNQKIINLKEVRLSPTIDEHDFNTKLRNAIKFLEKGDKVKASIRFKGRAITHKEIGQRVLDRFSEACAEVATVETKPKMDGRSMFLMLAPKNEKQ
- the rplT gene encoding 50S ribosomal protein L20; protein product: MPRVKGGTVTRKRRKKVLKLAKGYFGSKHTLYKVANQQVMKSGNYAFRDRRQKKRDFRKLWITRINAAARMNGLSYSRLMHGLKLSGIEVNRKMLADLAVNDLTAFNQLADTAKSQLNK
- the ysdB gene encoding sigma W pathway protein YsdB; the encoded protein is MFVMVLRIILLALFAYCIYAAVKYVASPKRRLKLAQSKEHFYIIDEQNNARKNFQLTYKGVLFEGEKHIPSKDHPLFIHTIFVWTESPQKLKHLSAKDFENIEEKVLERYPNCKIDWDQPIKLAKKAEER